Proteins encoded by one window of Aspergillus puulaauensis MK2 DNA, chromosome 4, nearly complete sequence:
- the erg12 gene encoding mevalonate kinase (COG:I;~EggNog:ENOG410PIG8;~InterPro:IPR013750,IPR006203,IPR006204,IPR006205, IPR036554,IPR020568,IPR014721;~PFAM:PF00288,PF08544;~TransMembrane:2 (i188-208o214-234i);~go_component: GO:0005737 - cytoplasm [Evidence IEA];~go_function: GO:0004496 - mevalonate kinase activity [Evidence IEA];~go_function: GO:0005524 - ATP binding [Evidence IEA];~go_process: GO:0008299 - isoprenoid biosynthetic process [Evidence IEA]), protein MSTLLPERPRSVRPTTTVTISDDRESSDTSTTPSPSTTTSSRSFNANPTATSDLKRIPMQRKASSPLAPAFMVSAPGKVIVYGEHAVVHGKAAMAAAISLRSYLLVTTLTKSQRTITLNFRDTDLNYTWDIDELPWDLFQQPSKKKYYYDLVTTLDPELYDAIQPHVQDLSPDAPEEMRKIHMRSATAFLYLFLSLGSPQSPGAIYTLRSTIPIGAGLGSSASVCVCMSAALLVQMRTLAGPHPDQPPDEAEVQIERVNRWAFVGEMCIHGNPSGVDNTVSAGGKAVIFRRGDYSKPPSVISLPTFPELPLLLVDTRQARSTAVEVAKVGELRKQWPVVTESILDSIDSVTASAEQVIRDPASGDLSEGTLQQLGTLIRINHGFLVSLGVSHPRLERIRELVDYADIGWTKLTGAGGGGCAITLLRPELQDDSLRKLKTQLDDENFGIYETTLGGDGVGVLWPAVLRNGTDEEGGEEIDQQKFENAQGTEGIERLVGVGVQEKREGWKFWKRAAA, encoded by the coding sequence CCAACCACTACCGTAACCATTTCCGACGACCGCGAAAGCTCCGACACATCTACCACaccttctccctccaccacaaccagctccaggagctTTAACGCGAATCCCACAGCCACCTCAGACCTGAAGAGAATACCAATGCAGAGAAAGGCCTCCTCCCCGCTGGCACCAGCCTTTATGGTGTCAGCTCCGGGAAAGGTCATTGTATACGGAGAACATGCCGTCGTGCACGGCAAAGCCGCAATGGCTGCCGCCATCTCTCTTCGTTCAtacctcctcgtcaccaccCTCACGAAGTCGCAACGCACAATCACTTTGAACTTTCGCGATACAGACCTAAACTATACATGGGACATTGACGAATTGCCCTGGGATCTCTTCCAGCAGCCGTCAAAGAAGAAGTATTATTACGACCTCGTCACCACCCTCGATCCTGAACTCTACGACGCAATCCAACCTCATGTTCAAGACCTTTCCCCAGATGCCCCCGAGGAAATGCGCAAGATCCACATGCGGTCCGCCACTGCGTTCCTCTACCTCTTTCTCTCACTGGGCTCTCCGCAGAGTCCTGGCGCCATTTATACTCTCCGGTCGACAATTCCTATTGGCGCGGGTCTAGGAAGCAGTGCCAGTGTTTGCGTGTGCATGAGCGCGGCGCTGCTCGTCCAGATGCGCACTCTTGCCGGTCCCCACCCCGACCAACCCCCGGATGAAGCGGAGGTGCAAATCGAGAGAGTCAACCGTTGGGCATTTGTAGGAGAGATGTGCATCCATGGCAACCCCAGTGGGGTGGACAACACGGTATCCGCGGGCGGAAAGGCCGTAATTTTCAGACGTGGAGATTATTCAAAACCTCCAAGCGTCATCTCACTCCCCACCTTCCCCGAGCTGCCTCTTCTACTTGTCGACACACGACAAGCCCGTTCCACTGCTGTTGAAGTCGCCAAGGTGGGGGAATTGAGAAAGCAATGGCCAGTAGTCACCGAGTCTATCCTCGATTCCATTGACAGCGTTACCGCCTCTGCCGAACAAGTTATCCGTGATCCAGCTTCCGGCGATCTATCCGAAGGTACTCTCCAGCAACTAGGAACACTCATCCGAATCAACCATGGGTTCCTCGTTTCCCTTGGCGTGTCTCATCCCCGCTTAGAGCGAATTCGTGAACTCGTGGACTATGCCGATATTGGTTGGACAAAACtgactggtgctggtggcggtggatgCGCGATTACCCTGCTGCGTCCCGAGTTGCAGGACGACTCCCTTCGGAAGTTGAAAACCCAACTCGACGACGAGAACTTCGGAATATATGAGACTACCCTTGGTGGCGACGGAGTTGGTGTGCTCTGGCCTGCCGTTCTACGCAATGGAACCGACGAAGAAGGTGGCGAGGAGATTGACCAACAGAAGTTCGAAAATGCCCAAGGTACCGAGGGCATTGAGCGTCTCGTTGGAGTCGGTGTCCAGGAGAAGCGAGAAGGATGGAAATTCTGGAAGCGGGCTGCTGCCTGA